Proteins from one Azospirillum brasilense genomic window:
- a CDS encoding TRAP transporter large permease produces MDQTTASIVVVVTMLLMLGTGIWVALALAGVGFVAMALFTTRPVGMVMATNIWGASTSWTLTALPLFIWMGEILFRTRISSDMFKGLAPWTGWLPGRLMHVNIVGCTIFAAVSGSSAATAATIGRMTIPELTRRGYDPMMIVGSLAGAGTLGLLIPPSIIMIVYGVAADVSIARLFIAGVIPGIVLTGLFMLYVGGWSLLNPDRVPPREARQSFAEKIRDTGSLIPVMLLIVGVLGSIYAGIATPTEAAGIGVLGSLVLAMVTGTMSWATFRDSVMGAAHTSCMIGFILAGAAFLTVAMGYTGIPRLLAEWITSMQLSTASLLVVLTLFFIVMGCFLDGISMVVLTTSVILPMVQNAGIDLLWFGIYIIIVVEMAQITPPVGFNLFVLQSMTGKSIFTVGKASLPFFVMMILMVALLWIFPGMVTWLPSLMIG; encoded by the coding sequence ATGGACCAGACGACCGCTTCCATCGTCGTCGTGGTGACGATGCTCCTGATGCTGGGGACCGGCATCTGGGTGGCCCTGGCGCTCGCCGGCGTCGGCTTCGTCGCCATGGCGCTGTTTACCACACGCCCCGTCGGCATGGTCATGGCGACCAACATCTGGGGCGCCAGCACGAGCTGGACCCTGACCGCCCTGCCCCTGTTCATCTGGATGGGCGAGATCCTGTTCCGGACGCGCATCTCGTCCGACATGTTCAAGGGGCTGGCCCCATGGACGGGCTGGCTGCCAGGACGGCTGATGCATGTCAACATCGTCGGCTGCACGATCTTCGCCGCCGTCTCCGGCTCCTCCGCCGCGACCGCCGCGACCATCGGGCGGATGACCATCCCGGAGCTGACCCGGCGCGGCTACGACCCGATGATGATCGTCGGCTCGCTGGCCGGCGCCGGCACGCTGGGCCTGCTGATCCCGCCCTCGATCATCATGATCGTCTACGGCGTGGCCGCGGACGTGTCCATCGCCCGTCTGTTCATCGCCGGCGTCATTCCGGGCATCGTGCTGACCGGGCTGTTCATGCTCTATGTCGGCGGCTGGTCCCTGCTGAACCCCGACCGCGTGCCGCCGCGGGAGGCGCGCCAGAGCTTTGCGGAGAAGATCCGCGATACCGGGTCGCTGATCCCGGTCATGCTGCTGATCGTCGGGGTGCTCGGCTCCATCTACGCGGGTATCGCCACGCCGACCGAGGCCGCGGGCATCGGCGTTCTGGGATCGCTGGTGCTGGCCATGGTCACCGGCACGATGAGCTGGGCGACCTTCCGCGACAGCGTGATGGGGGCGGCGCACACCTCCTGCATGATCGGCTTCATTCTGGCGGGGGCGGCCTTCCTGACCGTCGCCATGGGCTACACCGGCATTCCGCGCCTGCTGGCGGAGTGGATCACCTCCATGCAGCTCTCCACCGCATCGCTGCTGGTCGTGCTGACGCTGTTCTTCATCGTCATGGGCTGCTTCCTCGACGGCATTTCGATGGTCGTGCTGACCACTTCGGTCATCCTGCCGATGGTGCAGAACGCCGGGATCGATCTGCTGTGGTTCGGCATCTACATCATCATCGTGGTGGAGATGGCGCAGATCACGCCGCCGGTTGGCTTCAACCTGTTCGTCCTGCAATCGATGACGGGCAAGAGCATCTTCACCGTGGGCAAGGCCAGCCTGCCCTTCTTCGTGATGATGATCCTGATGGTGGCGCTGCTCTGGATCTTCCCAGGCATGGTGACGTGGCTGCCCTCGCTGATGATCGGGTGA
- a CDS encoding TRAP transporter small permease produces MRTALTFLYRAAEILGAVFLVLIAVLIVSQVFARLANRMVPGADELAGYCMAASFFLMLGPALRRGAHIRVGVLVDRLRGGPRRAVELVCLGFGTALSAYFAWFWLRMTYDSYDFGDLGQGVLPIPLWIPQAAMGVGLVILVIAFLDDLLAVIQGREASYQSAGMQSEG; encoded by the coding sequence ATGCGCACCGCATTGACCTTCCTGTACCGCGCCGCCGAGATTCTGGGCGCGGTGTTCCTGGTGCTGATCGCCGTGCTGATCGTGTCCCAGGTCTTCGCCCGGCTGGCCAACCGCATGGTGCCGGGAGCCGATGAGCTGGCCGGCTACTGCATGGCCGCCTCCTTCTTCCTCATGCTGGGTCCGGCGCTGCGCCGAGGCGCGCACATCCGCGTCGGCGTGCTGGTGGACCGGCTGCGCGGTGGCCCCCGGCGCGCCGTGGAGCTGGTCTGTCTCGGCTTCGGCACGGCGCTCAGCGCCTATTTCGCGTGGTTCTGGCTGCGCATGACCTACGATTCCTACGATTTCGGCGATTTGGGACAGGGGGTGCTGCCCATCCCGTTGTGGATTCCTCAGGCCGCCATGGGGGTGGGGCTGGTGATCCTGGTGATCGCCTTCCTGGACGACCTGCTGGCGGTGATCCAGGGGCGCGAGGCGTCCTACCAAAGCGCCGGCATGCAGAGCGAGGGCTGA
- a CDS encoding TRAP transporter substrate-binding protein, with protein sequence MTAITLRTRLAAAAFGIGLCATPVAAFAETWDMPTPYPDTNLHTITVRQFAEDVKAATNGKIQITVHSNGSLVKHPEIKRAVQSGQAQIGEVLISSWANEDPLYGLDSVPFLATDFAASKKLYEVSKLFLEKKLERQRLKLLYSIPWPPQGLYVKQEISSVTDLKGQKFRAYNPATTRIAELAGAVPTKIEAAEVSQAFGTGIVTAMMTSAATGVDTKAWDFVNVYYDVQAWLPRNMVFVSTEVWKGLDDATKKAVEQAAAKAEATGWTEWEKKTAELNQTLSGNGMKVLTPSPAIKDGFAAIGKTMTDEWTKAAGADGEAIISAFRK encoded by the coding sequence ATGACCGCGATCACCCTGCGGACCCGCCTCGCCGCCGCCGCCTTCGGCATCGGCCTTTGCGCCACCCCGGTCGCAGCCTTCGCCGAGACCTGGGACATGCCGACCCCCTACCCCGACACGAACCTGCACACCATCACGGTGCGCCAGTTCGCCGAGGACGTGAAGGCGGCGACCAACGGCAAGATCCAGATCACCGTCCATTCCAACGGCTCGCTGGTCAAGCATCCGGAGATCAAGCGCGCCGTCCAGTCCGGCCAGGCCCAGATCGGCGAGGTGCTCATCAGCTCCTGGGCGAACGAGGACCCGCTCTACGGCCTCGATTCCGTGCCGTTCCTGGCGACCGACTTCGCCGCGTCGAAGAAGCTCTACGAGGTGTCCAAGCTCTTCCTGGAGAAGAAGCTGGAGCGTCAGCGCCTGAAGCTCCTCTACTCGATTCCGTGGCCGCCGCAGGGCCTCTATGTGAAGCAGGAGATCAGCTCCGTCACCGACCTGAAGGGGCAGAAGTTCCGCGCCTACAACCCGGCGACCACCCGCATCGCCGAACTGGCCGGCGCCGTGCCGACCAAGATCGAGGCCGCCGAGGTGTCGCAGGCCTTCGGCACCGGCATCGTCACCGCGATGATGACCTCCGCCGCCACCGGCGTCGACACCAAGGCGTGGGACTTCGTGAACGTCTATTACGACGTGCAGGCCTGGTTGCCGCGCAACATGGTGTTCGTCAGCACCGAGGTCTGGAAGGGCTTGGACGACGCCACGAAGAAGGCCGTCGAGCAGGCCGCCGCCAAGGCCGAGGCCACCGGCTGGACCGAGTGGGAGAAGAAGACGGCGGAGCTGAACCAGACGCTGTCCGGCAACGGCATGAAGGTGCTGACCCCGTCCCCGGCGATCAAGGACGGCTTCGCCGCCATCGGCAAGACGATGACCGACGAGTGGACCAAGGCCGCCGGCGCCGATGGCGAAGCGATCATTTCGGCCTTCCGGAAGTAA